CTCGCTATCCTGGCGGTATTTTCCGTTATCGGCGGCTACATAGGCATACCCCACGTCCTGGGGGGATCGAACCGGTTCGAGCGGTTTCTCGAGCCCGTTTTCGCCGGCCTCAGCGGCGGCGGGCACGCAGAGGCGGCGCACCACCCGCCGGTTGCCCTCGAGCTCGGCCTGATGGGGCTCGCGGTGGCGATAGCCGTGGGCGGCATATGGGTGGCCTACACGCTCTACGTGAAGAACAGGGATCTTCCGGGGAAGATAGCGGATAAATATCACACGCTCTACCACGTGGTGTACAACAAGTACTTCGTGGACGAGATCTACCACACCCTGGTCGTGTACCCCCTGTACCGGGGGTCGGTCCTTCTCTGGGAGATCTTCGACGTGCTGGTCGTCGACGGGATCGTAAACGGCGTGGGCCAGGTGCTGCTCGGCACGGGGCAGGCGATACGGCGGCTGCAGACGGGGATTGTGCAGAACTACGCATTCTCCCTGCTTCTGGGCGCCCTGATCCTGGTGGGATACATGATTTTCGGATAAAAAGGAGCCCGTAGAGAGATTATGAGCATACTCGGCATTCCCATTCTGTCCCTGATGATCTTTTTGCCCGTGGCGGGCATTCTGGTCCTCTTTTTCGTGCCGAAGGAGAGGGAGGGGCTCATAAAGAACTTCTCTCTCCTGGTGACCCTGCTGGTCTTCGCCGTGTCCCTCGCCGTCCTTGCCCGGTTCGACGGGAGCCTCGATGTCATGCAGATGGTCGAGAAACGGTCGTGGCTTCCCGGTTACGGCATCCAGTACTTTCTGGGTATCGACGGGATCAGCCTCTGGCTCGTTCTTCTCACCACCTTTTTGATGCCCATTTCCGTTCTCGCATCCTATTCGGGGATAAGGAAGAACATAAAAGAGTACATGATATTCATGCTGCTGCTCGAGACGGGGATGGTCGGCGTGTTCCTCGCCCTGGACCTCTTTCTCTTCTACATCTTCTGGGAGCTGATGCTGATACCCATGTACTTTCTGATCGGCGTGTGGGGGGGAGAGCGGCGCATATACGCGGCCATCAAGTTCTTCCTCTACACGATGGCGGGGTCCGTCCTCATGCTCGTTGCGATCCTTGCCCTCGCGTTCTACAACAAGGGCGTGACGGGAGAGTTCACCTTCGACCTTCTCGAGCTGTACCGGCTCAACATGCCCGCCAAGTTGCAGCTCTACATGTTCGGCGCATTCTTCCTGGCCTTCGCCTTCAAGGTGCCCATGTTCCCCTTCCACACGTGGCTTCCCGACGCGCACGTGGAGGCGCCGACTGCAGGCTCCGTCATTCTTGCCGGCGTGCTGCTGAAGATGGGGACCTACGGTTTCCTGCGCTTCGCCATGCCCCTCTTCCCGCAGGCGACGGTCGACCTGGTCCCTGTCATATCGGTTCTCGCCATCATCGGCATCATCTACGGGGCGCTGGTGGCGATGGTGCAGAAGGACGTGAAGAAGCTCGTGGCCTACTCCTCCGTCTCCCACCTGGGGTTCGTCATGCTCGGGATGTTCGCCCTCAACATCCAGGGGATCGAGGGGGGTATCATACAGATGATCAACCACGGACTCTCCACGGGAGCCCTCTTTTTGATCGTGGGGATCATATACGAGAGGACCCACACGCGGCTCATCGAGAACTTCGGCGGCCTCTCCCGGGTGGTGCCGCTCTTTGCCGCCTTCTTCATGGTGATCACCCTCTCCTCCATCGGGCTTCCCGGCCTGAACGGTTTCGTCGGCGAATTCCTCATCCTTCTCGGGGCATTCAAGGTGAACAAGACTTTCGCGGTGCTCGCCGCCACCGGGGTCATACTCGCCGCCGTCTACATGCTCTGGATGTTCCAGCGGGTCATGTTCGGCAAGGTGACCAGGGAGGCGAACAGAAAAATCGCCGATATGAACCTGCGGGAAATAGCGTACATGCTTCCCATCATCCTGTTCATCGTCTGGATCGGCGTGTATCCCCAGCCCTTCCTCCGGAAGATGGATGCGTCGGTGAAACACCTGATCCACCAGGTGGAGTCCAGGGTTCAGGTCGCGGAAAAAGACCGGCCCTACCACGAGCGGATCATGGCGCGCTATTTTGAAACAGACGGGGAAACGAGGTAACGTGGATGGCTATTGATGCCCAGTCAATATACATGAGCCTGAAGGCGATCCTGCCCGAGATCGTGATCGTCCTCTTCGCGATACTGGTCCTCCTCTACGACCTCATCCTGCCCGACGAGAACAGGGGGGTAAACGCGGGGGTGGCCATCGTGGGGGTGGTTGCCGCCCTCTTCTCCGTCAGGATCGTCGGGACGGGCAAGATAGAGGCGTTCTCGGGGATGATAGAGATGGATGCCTTCGGGGCGTTCTTCACCGTCGTCATCCTGGTTGCCCTCCTCCTCACCCTGATGATGAGCCGCTCCTACAACGAGTGGGAGGGGATACAGAAGGGCGAGTACTACTTCCTCCTCCTCGTGTCCGCCGTGGGCATGATCATCATGGCGAAGGGAACCGACCTGATGACCATCTTCCTGGGGCTCGAGATCCTCTCGATTCCCATATACGTCCTCGTGGGTTTCGACAGGAAAAGGATGTCAGCCATCGAGGGGGCGCTGAAGTACTTTCTCCTTGGCGCTTTCGCCACGGGCTTTCTGCTCTACGGCATGGCCCTGATCTACGCGGGAACGGGGAACACGAACCTCTATGCGATCAAGGATGCCATAAGCGGCGGAAACGGGGCGGGAAACGTGATGTTTCTGTGCGGGACTGCGCTTCTTTTAGTCGGCTTCGGCTTCAAGGTATCGCTGGTGCCCTTCCACATGTGGACGCCCGACGCGTACCAGGGAGCCCCGACGACGGTCACGGCTTTCATGTCGGCGGGGCCGAAGGCCGCCGCATTCGGCGCCGTCATCAAGGTGCTCTACATCACCCTTCCCGAGATGTACCCCTACCTCTGGAAAGGGCTCTGGGTCGTTTCCGTCCTCACCATGACGGTGGGGAACGTGACGGCGCTGGTCCAGGACAACGTGAAGCGGATGCTCGCGTACTCATCCATCGCGCATGCAGGATACATCCTCGTCGGCCTGGTATCGGGAGACAATCTCGGGGCCCAGGCAGCCATGTTCTACCTGCTCGCCTACGCCTTCATGAACATCGGTGCCTTCGCCGTTGCCATAGTTATCAGCCAGAGAGAGGACGAAGGGTACGACATCGAGCACTACCGGGGGATGGGTTTCCGGTATCCCGTCCTGGGGGCGCTCATGACCCTCTTCCTCGTTT
This genomic interval from Deltaproteobacteria bacterium contains the following:
- a CDS encoding NADH-quinone oxidoreductase subunit M, with protein sequence MSILGIPILSLMIFLPVAGILVLFFVPKEREGLIKNFSLLVTLLVFAVSLAVLARFDGSLDVMQMVEKRSWLPGYGIQYFLGIDGISLWLVLLTTFLMPISVLASYSGIRKNIKEYMIFMLLLETGMVGVFLALDLFLFYIFWELMLIPMYFLIGVWGGERRIYAAIKFFLYTMAGSVLMLVAILALAFYNKGVTGEFTFDLLELYRLNMPAKLQLYMFGAFFLAFAFKVPMFPFHTWLPDAHVEAPTAGSVILAGVLLKMGTYGFLRFAMPLFPQATVDLVPVISVLAIIGIIYGALVAMVQKDVKKLVAYSSVSHLGFVMLGMFALNIQGIEGGIIQMINHGLSTGALFLIVGIIYERTHTRLIENFGGLSRVVPLFAAFFMVITLSSIGLPGLNGFVGEFLILLGAFKVNKTFAVLAATGVILAAVYMLWMFQRVMFGKVTREANRKIADMNLREIAYMLPIILFIVWIGVYPQPFLRKMDASVKHLIHQVESRVQVAEKDRPYHERIMARYFETDGETR
- the nuoN gene encoding NADH-quinone oxidoreductase subunit NuoN, which encodes MAIDAQSIYMSLKAILPEIVIVLFAILVLLYDLILPDENRGVNAGVAIVGVVAALFSVRIVGTGKIEAFSGMIEMDAFGAFFTVVILVALLLTLMMSRSYNEWEGIQKGEYYFLLLVSAVGMIIMAKGTDLMTIFLGLEILSIPIYVLVGFDRKRMSAIEGALKYFLLGAFATGFLLYGMALIYAGTGNTNLYAIKDAISGGNGAGNVMFLCGTALLLVGFGFKVSLVPFHMWTPDAYQGAPTTVTAFMSAGPKAAAFGAVIKVLYITLPEMYPYLWKGLWVVSVLTMTVGNVTALVQDNVKRMLAYSSIAHAGYILVGLVSGDNLGAQAAMFYLLAYAFMNIGAFAVAIVISQREDEGYDIEHYRGMGFRYPVLGALMTLFLVSLGGIPPTAGFVGKFYLFSAAVKSGYIWLAVIGVLNSAASIYYYLRIVVHMYMLKPGTEEMPVRHVGFAISIALVIAAIGVVNFGLFPKLLLDFAEASVLSIIL